One window of the Dendropsophus ebraccatus isolate aDenEbr1 chromosome 12, aDenEbr1.pat, whole genome shotgun sequence genome contains the following:
- the MFRP gene encoding membrane frizzled-related protein: MTITKHIQSWVTLYPSNPEPGGSGDAELIHQEQTMSETSCISIYGMSDDEVKYCNLVFDPVSELLTSTSGSSPNREFVQHSSQVSTGYKVNDMKAGVVLLSNQSVATGPETNVIRESTETPSVCGGLLRDSGGSLSSPNYPFHYPPNCHCSWMLEAGEGRLVQLKVMALDVGHHGFCFFDWLELKDDNSSRRFCGSEAPTTYISSSSWLQVQFVSKDHTGGTGFLATYQMIEVTQGGCSWDEFLCDGRRCLLLPSLCDGVPDCDDHKDEENCSQRHWDCGGSLSSLQGSIFSPNHPDLYPGKTVCRWVISVNDGLIIQIQFHNFSLESEKGCTFDYVEVHDSAGLGIASSMGRFCGSEMPPALTSSGAQMTILFVADEEISDIGFYATYKAFNATENECGSMEIRCDDGKCLPLQWACDGWRDCPDGRDEQGCLVVTEPEPENPCQPLKVPLCQGLSYSLTVFPNLWVSLLEQPAVSEHMKGYQILQELPCFPALRPLLCALLLPSCSPDGGALQPCRSVCLNAMSLCLTQLEQLGLSWPFNCDHLPIQGQQSDCVIP, translated from the exons ATGACCATAACAAAGCACATCCAGAGCTGGGTAACTTTGTATCCATCAAACCCAGAACCAGGAGGATCCGGAGACGCAGAACTTATACATCAGGAGCAGACAATGAGTGAAACCAGCTGTATCTCAATCTATGGGATGTCGGATGATGAG GTGAAGTACTGTAACCTAGTCTTTGATCCTGTATCAGAGCTGTTAACATCAACTTCGGGATCATCTCCAAATCGAGAATTTGTTCAACATTCCTCTCAGGTCAGCactg GATATAAAGTTAATGATATGAAAGCAGGTGTTGTTTTATTGTCCAATCAGAGTGTAGCTACAGGCCCAGAAACCAATGTGATCAGGGAATCTACAGAAACACCTTCTG TGTGCGGTGGATTGCTCAGGGACTCTGGGGGATCACTAAGTTCTCCAAATTACCCCTTCCACTACCCCCCAAACTGTCACTGTTCTTGGATGCTAGAAGCAGGCGAGGGGCGTCTTGTCCAGCTGAAGGTCATGGCATTAGACGTTGGACATCATGGGTTTTGCTTCTTTGATTGGTTGGAGCTAAAAGATGACAATTCATCACGCAG ATTCTGCGGCTCTGAAGCTCCCACCACTTACATTTCCAGCTCCAGCTGGTTACAGGTTCAGTTTGTGTCTAAGGATCACACTGGTGGTACAGGCTTCCTTGCTACATATCAGATGATTGAAGTGACTCAGG GAGGCTGTTCCTGGGATGAATTTTTATGTGATGGAAGGCGTTGTCTCTTGCTTCCTTCCCTGTGTGATGGAGTTCCAGATTGTGATGACCATAAAGATGAGGAGAACTGCAGCCAGAGGCACTGGG ATTGTGGGGGTTCGCTCAGCAGTCTGCAGGGATCCATTTTCTCCCCCAATCATCCAGATCTGTATCCTGGGAAAACAGTATGTAGATGGGTTATCTCTGTCAATGATGGACTGATCATTCAGATTCAGTTCCACAATTTCAGCCTAGAATCAGAAAAGGGCTGTACATTTGACTATGTGGAGGTCCATGACAGCGCTGGATTGGGAATTGCCAGTTCAATGGGAAG GTTCTGTGGGTCTGAGATGCCACCCGCCCTCACGTCTTCTGGGGCACAGATGACCATTTTGTTTGTAGCAGATGAAGAAATATCAGATATTGGATTCTATGCTACATATAAGGCGTTCAATGCTACAGAAA ATGAATGTGGTTCCATGGAGATAAGGTGTGATGATGGAAAGTGTCTACCATTGCAGTGGGCCTGTGATGGATGGCGGGACTGTCCTGATGGCAGAGATGAACAGGGCTGTCTGGTGGTAACAGAACCTGAACCAG AAAACCCATGCCAGCCACTTAAAGTTCCTCTGTGCCAGGGCCTGTCTTATTCTCTCACTGTGTTTCCGAATCTCTGGGTATCTCTTCTAGAGCAGCCAGCGGTCAGTGAGCACATGAAAGGATATCAG ATACTTCAAGAATTACCATGTTTCCCAGCCTTGCGTCCATTACTGTGTGCCTTGCTGCTTCCCAGCTGTTCACCTGATGGTGGGGCCTTGCAGCCATGTCGCTCAGTCTGCCTAAATGCTATGAGTCTATGCCTGACACAGTTAGAGCAACTTGGTCTATCATGGCCATTTAACTGTGACCACTTACCAATACAGGGTCAGCAGTCAGACTGTGTGATTCCCTAA